The Vulpes vulpes isolate BD-2025 chromosome 8, VulVul3, whole genome shotgun sequence genome has a window encoding:
- the DCLRE1B gene encoding 5' exonuclease Apollo, with protein MNGALIPHTPIAVDFWSLRRAGSARLFFLSHMHSDHTVGLSSTWARPLYCSPITAHLVHRQLQVSKKWIRALEVGESHVLPLDEIGRETMTVTLMDANHCPGSVMFLFEGYFGTILYTGDFRYTPSMLKEPALKLGKQIHTLYLDNTNCNPARVLPSRQEAARQIVELIRKHPQHNIKIGLYSLGKESLLEQLALEFRTWVVLSPQRLELVQLLGLANVFTVEEKAGRIHAVDHMEICRAAVLHWNQTHPTIAILPTSRKIHRSHPDIHIIPYSDHSSFSELQTFVAALKPCQVVPIVSQQPCRDYFQDSLSPGLSIPLIPNSVQQYMNSSSRKPSFLWLLLERRLKRPRTQGVVFDSFQESADQSQADRDSQKARNENLSGELEKQKPSFLDLSSKEWVGAVPISESQKMVTVLTAPLSFSMHLQSTDEEFLSLETGEDMGIGPHLVPKGDHAGSAASGNQSTWVGQDSPLSHSSKAAPLLAPKFRGLALKYLLTPVNFFQAQFSCRGFDQQVERYHKSLLKYRELNAE; from the exons ATGAACGGGGCCCTGATCCCCCACACCCCCATCGCCGTGGACTTTTGGAGCCTGCGCCGGGCTGGCTCCGCACGGCTCTTCTTCCTGTCCCACATGCACTCGGACCACACCGTGGGTTTGTCTAGCACCTGGGCCCGGCCGCTCTACTGCTCCCCCATCACGGCTCACCTCGTGCACCGTCAGCTGCAG GTATCTAAGAAGTGGATCCGGGCCTTGGAGGTTGGTGAGAGCCATGTCCTGCCTCTAGATGAAATTGGGCGCGAGACCATGACTGTAACCCTCATGGATGCCAATCACTGCCCTGGCTCTGTCATGTTTCTCTTTGAAGGATACTTTGGAACCATCCTCTACACAG GTGACTTTCGGTATACACCATCCATGTTAAAGGAGCCAGCCCTGAAACTGGGGAAACAGATCCATACCTTATACCTAGACAACACCAACTGCAATCCAGCCCGGGTTCTTCCTTCCCGACAAGAAGCTGCCCGCCAGATTGTTGAGCTCATTCGAAAGCACCCACAACATAACATAAAGATTG GACTCTATAGCCTGGGAAAGGAGTCACTGCTGGAGCAGCTGGCCCTGGAGTTTCGGACCTGGGTGGTACTAAGCCCTCAGCGCCTGGAGTTGGTGCAGCTGCTGGGCCTGGCAAATGTGTTCACCGTGGAGGAGAAGGCCGGCCGCATCCATGCCGTGGACCACATGGAGATCTGCCGCGCTGCCGTGCTGCACTGGAACCAGACCCATCCTACCATTGCTATCCTTCCCACGAGCCGGAAAATCCACCGCTCCCACCCTGACATCCACATCATCCCTTACTCTGACCATTCTTCCTTCTCGGAGCTTCAGACCTTTGTTGCAGCACTGAAGCCTTGCCAGGTGGTGCCCATTGTCAGTCAGCAGCCCTGTAGGGACTACTTTCAGGACAGCCTGAGCCCTGGGCTCTCTATACCCCTGATCCCAAACTCTGTGCAGCAATATATGAATTCCTCTTCAAGAAAACCAAGCTTTCTCTGGCTGTTGTTAGAAAGGAGGCTAAAGAGGCCGAGAACTCAGGGTGTTGTGTTTGACTCCTTTCAGGAGTCTGCTGATCAGTCGCAAGCTGACAGGGACTCACAGAAGGCCAGGAACGAGAACCTTTCTGGGGAGCTTGAGAAGCAGAAACCATCATTCCTGGACCTCAGCAGCAAAGAATGGGTTGGGGCAGTCCCAATCTCTGAGTCCCAGAAGATGGTGACTGTACTGACTGCCCCTTTGAGTTTTTCAATGCACTTACAGTCTACAGATGAGGAATTTCTCTCTCTAGAAACTGGGGAGGATATGGGTATAGGGCCCCACTTGGTACCCAAGGGAGACCATGCTGGCTCAGCAGCCTCGGGGAACCAGAGTACCTGGGTGGGCCAGGATTCTCCGCTGTCCCATAGCAGCAAGGCTGCTCCTCTGCTGGCTCCTAAGTTCAGGGGCCTGGCACTAAAATACCTTCTGACTCCAGTGAACTTTTTCCAGGCACAGTTCTCTTGTAGGGGCTTTGACCAACAAGTGGAAAGATACCATAAATCCCTactgaaatacagagaactgaaTGCAGAATGA